The following coding sequences are from one Helicobacteraceae bacterium window:
- a CDS encoding MtnX-like HAD-IB family phosphatase: MNKYVFLSDFDGTISDDDFFYYTAQAFFDDDALAPWRAYLAGEKSHFDALKEMFGSLRLSRGEFDAFINGVRIDPRIGEVFSLCREKKIPIYIASAGCDYYIKRLIGDLIDRFQITLLSNRGEYAQESGLTMIAPDTSDPFYDPLVGVSKYKLAKTLKDQGYRLIFAGDGPPDFEPARISDIVFAKKILLEKCAATNIKTRKFDNFGDIASLLREEI; the protein is encoded by the coding sequence TTGAACAAATATGTTTTTCTAAGCGATTTTGACGGCACGATCAGCGACGACGATTTCTTTTACTATACAGCCCAAGCGTTTTTTGACGACGACGCGCTTGCGCCGTGGCGTGCGTATTTGGCGGGCGAGAAGAGCCATTTTGACGCGCTTAAAGAGATGTTCGGCTCGCTTCGCCTCTCTCGCGGCGAGTTCGACGCCTTTATCAACGGCGTGAGGATCGATCCGCGCATAGGCGAGGTTTTCTCGCTCTGCCGCGAAAAAAAGATACCGATCTATATAGCTAGCGCGGGGTGCGATTATTATATTAAAAGGCTTATAGGCGATCTGATCGACAGGTTTCAAATAACGCTGTTAAGCAATCGCGGCGAATACGCGCAGGAGAGCGGGCTGACGATGATCGCGCCCGACACAAGCGATCCGTTTTACGATCCATTAGTAGGCGTATCAAAATATAAGCTCGCAAAAACTCTTAAAGATCAAGGTTATAGATTGATCTTTGCGGGCGACGGACCTCCGGATTTTGAGCCGGCGCGGATTTCGGATATAGTTTTCGCCAAAAAAATCTTGTTGGAAAAGTGCGCGGCGACAAATATAAAAACGAGAAAATTTGATAACTTCGGCGATATAGCGTCTTTATTAAGAGAAGAGATATGA
- a CDS encoding tyrosine-type recombinase/integrase, which yields MGIIKSSPPFTKSYFAARIDNFLIYLQKNRGRGALTIKVYKQALKEAFDAAIFDERLKTIDFMPYREAISTQAPKTIAKKLSAIRSYLDYMRSFGSRFHAYALESAKVPKSLPKPASHKQIMQTLSGGGENALLIEFIYGLGLRISEAANIKVGDIKSDWLRVTGKGGKTRQIPIINELKTKIDRYLLERKPRVFLFEKNGEPLSDNQLRYKIVRSFKGAGLKITPHQLRHAFATEMLNGGARIADISEIMGHSQMATTEIYAKLSSPTKLKNYLQAHPLCKGGFG from the coding sequence ATGGGTATCATCAAGAGTTCTCCGCCCTTTACCAAAAGCTATTTCGCGGCGCGAATCGATAATTTTCTAATCTATTTGCAGAAAAATCGCGGGCGAGGCGCTTTGACGATCAAGGTTTATAAGCAGGCGCTCAAAGAGGCGTTTGACGCGGCGATCTTTGACGAGCGGCTAAAAACGATAGATTTTATGCCGTATAGAGAGGCTATTTCAACGCAAGCGCCCAAAACGATCGCCAAAAAGTTAAGCGCGATCAGATCCTATTTGGATTATATGCGAAGTTTTGGCTCGCGTTTTCACGCTTACGCGCTTGAAAGCGCGAAAGTTCCAAAAAGTTTGCCAAAACCCGCCTCGCACAAGCAGATTATGCAAACGCTAAGCGGCGGCGGCGAAAACGCGCTACTGATCGAGTTTATATACGGGCTTGGCTTGCGAATTAGCGAGGCGGCGAACATAAAAGTAGGCGATATTAAATCCGATTGGTTAAGAGTAACGGGCAAAGGCGGTAAAACTCGTCAGATTCCGATCATAAACGAGCTTAAAACGAAAATAGATCGCTACTTGCTGGAAAGAAAACCGAGAGTTTTTCTCTTTGAAAAAAACGGCGAGCCGTTAAGCGACAATCAACTAAGATACAAGATTGTTAGGTCGTTTAAGGGGGCTGGTCTGAAGATAACGCCGCATCAATTGCGCCACGCGTTTGCCACCGAAATGCTAAACGGCGGAGCTAGGATTGCGGACATAAGCGAGATTATGGGGCATTCTCAAATGGCGACGACGGAGATATACGCCAAACTATCCTCGCCGACAAAACTTAAAAACTATCTGCAAGCGCATCCGCTCTGCAAAGGCGGTTTTGGATGA
- a CDS encoding lysophospholipid acyltransferase family protein, with translation MAKKRPFWQRFVRGAGLKILPFFGYLLVCLIYITSRKRFVGLDTIDPDKPVIVAFWHEHILMASFHWKRLRGTKRNPRVFAMVSDHRDGEYIARIVNFLGIGTVRGSSNKGGAKALIAALKELKNGADVAFTPDGPQGPRHSVADGIILAAQKSGAEILPMRYEASACWRLTSWDRFVIPKPFGTITFMAYGLIDVKGESADVARERIKAALERLEA, from the coding sequence TTGGCTAAAAAAAGACCTTTTTGGCAGCGATTTGTCAGGGGCGCGGGGCTGAAAATCCTGCCTTTTTTCGGCTATTTGCTCGTTTGCCTTATCTATATAACCAGCCGCAAACGCTTTGTTGGGCTGGACACGATCGATCCCGACAAACCCGTAATCGTCGCCTTTTGGCACGAGCATATTCTTATGGCGTCTTTTCACTGGAAGAGACTGCGCGGAACAAAACGAAATCCGCGCGTTTTCGCGATGGTAAGCGATCACAGAGACGGCGAATATATCGCTAGAATCGTGAATTTTCTCGGTATAGGAACGGTGCGCGGCAGCAGCAACAAAGGCGGCGCAAAGGCGCTGATCGCGGCGTTAAAAGAGCTAAAAAACGGCGCCGACGTAGCCTTTACGCCCGACGGTCCGCAGGGTCCAAGACACAGCGTCGCCGACGGAATTATTCTCGCGGCGCAAAAAAGCGGCGCGGAAATTCTGCCGATGCGCTACGAGGCGAGCGCGTGCTGGAGGCTTACTAGTTGGGATCGTTTCGTCATACCAAAACCGTTTGGTACGATCACGTTTATGGCTTACGGGCTAATCGACGTGAAAGGAGAGTCGGCGGATGTCGCAAGAGAGCGAATCAAAGCGGCGCTCGAGCGTTTGGAGGCTTAA
- the miaB gene encoding tRNA (N6-isopentenyl adenosine(37)-C2)-methylthiotransferase MiaB, translating into MPKVFIKTLGCAMNTRDSELLFAELRDKEGYEKASSAEESDLILINACSVRERPISKLFSELGAFNLIKKPTAKIGVCGCTASHLGASIFRRAPYVDFVLGARNVSKITTALKEPRSVYIDAANDDSEYVFADYRSNKYQALINISFGCDKRCAYCIVPYTRGKEVSVPFKIALNEVKRAADNGAIEVVLLGQNVNSYLDDRGEKIDFPTLLEKVGEIDGIKRIRFQSPHPLHMDDRFLDVFANNPKVCKHMHMPLQSGSTRVLKAMKRGYTKEWFLQKAERVRSLAPEATISTDIIVGFPSESDKDFEDTLDVMKIVKFERLFSFKFSPRPMTLAAKMENRIDDKTASARLNIAQSLYKKHLGEAMNAQIGKTFEAFLEEADEGFFAKTNNFYALKVLEGKAGTFARVKATRVDRGALQGEIVG; encoded by the coding sequence GTGCCGAAGGTTTTTATAAAAACGCTTGGTTGCGCGATGAATACGCGCGACAGCGAACTGTTATTCGCCGAACTGCGGGATAAGGAGGGCTACGAGAAAGCCTCTAGCGCCGAAGAGTCCGATTTGATATTGATTAACGCCTGCAGCGTGCGCGAACGCCCGATAAGCAAGCTCTTTAGCGAGCTTGGCGCGTTTAATCTGATTAAAAAACCGACCGCCAAGATCGGCGTCTGCGGTTGCACCGCCTCTCATCTGGGCGCCTCGATCTTTCGCCGCGCCCCGTATGTCGATTTTGTGTTGGGCGCGCGCAACGTTTCCAAAATAACGACGGCGCTTAAAGAGCCGCGATCGGTCTATATCGACGCGGCGAACGACGACAGCGAATATGTTTTCGCCGATTATCGATCCAATAAATATCAGGCGCTAATCAATATCTCCTTTGGTTGCGACAAGCGGTGCGCCTACTGCATTGTGCCATATACGCGCGGCAAAGAGGTAAGCGTGCCGTTTAAGATAGCGTTGAACGAAGTCAAAAGAGCGGCTGATAACGGCGCGATCGAGGTTGTGCTATTGGGGCAGAACGTCAATAGCTACCTTGACGATCGCGGCGAAAAGATCGATTTTCCGACGCTGCTAGAGAAGGTCGGCGAGATAGACGGCATAAAGCGCATTCGCTTTCAATCGCCGCACCCTTTGCATATGGACGATCGCTTTTTGGACGTTTTCGCGAATAACCCTAAAGTGTGCAAGCATATGCATATGCCGCTTCAAAGCGGCTCTACCCGCGTTTTGAAAGCGATGAAACGCGGCTACACAAAAGAGTGGTTTCTGCAAAAGGCGGAGAGGGTGCGCTCTCTCGCGCCCGAAGCGACCATTTCTACGGATATTATCGTCGGTTTTCCGAGCGAGAGCGATAAGGATTTTGAGGATACGCTAGACGTAATGAAAATCGTTAAATTCGAGCGGCTCTTTTCGTTTAAGTTCTCGCCGCGCCCGATGACGCTCGCCGCCAAAATGGAGAACCGAATCGACGATAAAACCGCCTCCGCTAGGCTAAATATCGCGCAATCGCTCTACAAAAAACATCTTGGCGAGGCGATGAACGCGCAGATCGGCAAAACCTTCGAGGCGTTTTTAGAGGAAGCCGACGAGGGATTTTTCGCTAAGACGAATAATTTTTACGCCCTGAAGGTGCTGGAGGGCAAAGCGGGAACTTTTGCGCGGGTAAAGGCGACGAGAGTCGATCGCGGCGCGTTGCAAGGCGAAATCGTTGGCTAA
- the tilS gene encoding tRNA lysidine(34) synthetase TilS codes for MIDRNLLSALKNSKNLLAFSCGVDSTALFFLLMDGKIAFDCAIVNYHTRKESDLEVSYAKELCEKYDKTLYIRDAKLEQSNFEANARKIRYDFFEEVIGKHSYDTLITAHQLNDRLEWFLMQLCKGAGFFELSGMRREEDRDAYRLVRPLLNISKDELQDYIEKLGVKFFIDSSNADRRFLRNRFRADFAAPLIDRYKEGIKRTFAALHSDRDRFQTTTSQKTTKRLTVIDKSAPDAIFQTDLTLKKSGVLPSKAERLKMQKEENFIASRKIAVCFDGAFIWVAPYEKATMIKEFRELCRKLKIPPHIRGYIFNARIDPRSIDIPLSQSPTIGDCFDRL; via the coding sequence ATGATCGATCGCAATCTGTTATCCGCGCTAAAAAATAGCAAAAATTTGTTGGCGTTTTCTTGCGGCGTAGATTCGACCGCGCTCTTTTTTCTACTAATGGACGGCAAGATAGCCTTTGATTGCGCGATCGTTAATTACCATACGCGAAAAGAGAGCGATTTAGAGGTATCTTACGCCAAAGAGCTATGCGAAAAATACGATAAAACTCTATATATTCGCGACGCGAAACTGGAGCAAAGCAATTTTGAGGCAAACGCGAGAAAAATTAGATATGATTTTTTTGAAGAGGTTATTGGCAAACATAGTTACGATACGTTAATTACGGCGCACCAATTAAACGACCGACTGGAATGGTTTTTAATGCAGCTATGCAAAGGCGCGGGGTTTTTCGAGTTAAGCGGGATGCGGCGCGAGGAAGATCGAGACGCTTATCGATTAGTCCGCCCGCTTCTTAATATAAGCAAAGACGAACTGCAAGATTATATAGAAAAACTCGGGGTAAAGTTTTTTATAGATTCTAGCAACGCCGATCGGCGTTTTCTAAGAAATAGGTTTCGCGCCGATTTTGCCGCGCCGTTAATCGATCGATATAAAGAGGGGATCAAAAGAACCTTCGCGGCGTTACATAGCGATCGCGATAGATTCCAAACGACTACCTCGCAAAAAACCACAAAGAGATTAACCGTTATAGATAAGAGCGCGCCGGACGCGATTTTCCAAACGGATCTAACGCTGAAGAAATCGGGCGTTTTGCCAAGCAAAGCCGAACGCTTAAAGATGCAAAAAGAGGAAAATTTTATCGCCTCGCGCAAGATCGCCGTCTGCTTTGACGGCGCTTTTATTTGGGTTGCGCCCTATGAAAAAGCGACAATGATCAAAGAGTTTCGCGAATTATGCAGAAAACTAAAGATACCGCCTCATATAAGGGGTTATATCTTTAACGCTCGGATCGATCCGCGCTCGATCGATATACCTTTAAGCCAAAGTCCCACGATAGGCGATTGTTTTGATCGGCTTTGA
- the cmoA gene encoding carboxy-S-adenosyl-L-methionine synthase CmoA, with amino-acid sequence MSAADNRFAKPREKQFEFDAAVAGVFDDMLARSVPRYLESLDYAAELITRWIGGGTVVDLGCSTATLLLKLHKINPKLKLIGVDNSEAMIDKAREKAAAFRAAIELITADATKLSFDSIDAVCANYLLQFIRPPKRGEFVKKIYGWLKSGAIFVFSEKLACEHKKLDKILIDRYYDFKRDQGYCDYEISQKREALENVLVPYNETENKEMMLSAGFSFVECVLRWNNFAAFIAVK; translated from the coding sequence ATGTCCGCGGCAGATAATCGTTTCGCAAAACCTAGAGAGAAGCAGTTCGAGTTCGACGCGGCGGTGGCGGGCGTGTTTGACGATATGCTCGCTAGAAGCGTGCCGCGATATTTAGAGAGCCTAGACTACGCGGCGGAGTTGATTACGCGGTGGATTGGCGGCGGAACTGTCGTCGATCTGGGTTGCTCCACCGCGACGCTTCTTTTGAAACTACATAAAATAAATCCCAAACTAAAACTGATCGGCGTAGATAACTCCGAAGCGATGATCGACAAAGCAAGAGAAAAAGCGGCGGCGTTTAGAGCGGCGATTGAACTTATAACCGCCGACGCGACTAAATTATCGTTTGATAGTATCGACGCCGTATGCGCGAACTATCTTTTGCAATTTATACGTCCGCCAAAACGCGGCGAGTTCGTAAAAAAGATCTACGGTTGGCTAAAAAGCGGCGCGATTTTTGTTTTTAGCGAAAAACTTGCCTGCGAACATAAGAAACTGGATAAAATACTGATCGATCGCTACTATGATTTTAAGCGCGATCAAGGCTATTGCGACTATGAAATATCGCAAAAGCGCGAAGCGCTGGAAAACGTGCTGGTGCCGTATAACGAAACAGAGAATAAAGAGATGATGTTGAGCGCGGGTTTTTCGTTTGTCGAGTGCGTTTTGCGGTGGAATAATTTCGCCGCTTTTATCGCCGTTAAATGA
- a CDS encoding iron-containing alcohol dehydrogenase family protein, translating into MTIAPIAKQINIPYLLKIGAGKIGRIGKYLFDKEMKKIAVFLGKNTLNLIEPHFSNAISEYRITILKQKTVESIELEAIAHAAFSLPSEIDAIVGVGGGKTLDAAKYAAFLLQKPCICAPTILSNDGFCSSGSSLLVEGKRKSVKSKMPFGVVIDLDIIKGSPASFLYSGAGDMVSKITALFDWKEAFNRGYERFNDFASMLAYNSLDLLFLKHSFDIYAPEFQRSLASSLTISGIAMEVAGSSRPASGSEHLISHALDSICAKPKLHGVQAAIASYLCALLQNNPNAPLLNETLEKIGFWEFAARDPIAKEEFIAALKSAPSIKSDYYTILSESDSYERALALIETDKTLKRAIV; encoded by the coding sequence ATGACAATCGCCCCCATAGCTAAACAGATTAACATTCCGTATCTATTAAAAATCGGCGCGGGAAAAATTGGAAGAATCGGCAAATATCTGTTTGACAAAGAGATGAAAAAGATCGCGGTTTTCTTAGGCAAAAACACGTTGAATTTGATAGAGCCGCATTTTTCAAACGCGATTAGCGAATACCGAATAACGATACTGAAGCAAAAGACGGTCGAATCAATAGAATTAGAAGCGATCGCGCATGCCGCTTTTTCGCTTCCAAGCGAGATCGACGCGATTGTTGGCGTCGGCGGCGGTAAGACGCTGGACGCGGCGAAATACGCGGCGTTTTTACTGCAAAAACCGTGCATATGCGCGCCCACGATTCTCTCAAACGACGGTTTCTGTTCGTCCGGATCGTCGCTACTTGTGGAGGGCAAACGCAAATCGGTCAAATCCAAAATGCCGTTTGGCGTCGTGATCGACTTAGATATTATCAAAGGATCGCCCGCGAGTTTTCTTTATTCGGGAGCGGGCGATATGGTTTCAAAAATTACGGCGCTTTTTGACTGGAAAGAGGCGTTTAACCGCGGATACGAACGTTTCAACGATTTTGCCTCTATGCTTGCGTATAACTCGCTTGATCTGCTCTTTTTAAAGCACAGCTTCGATATTTACGCGCCGGAGTTTCAGCGATCGCTCGCTTCGTCGCTAACTATTAGCGGCATCGCGATGGAGGTCGCCGGCTCTTCGCGCCCCGCGAGCGGATCGGAGCATCTAATCTCGCACGCGCTCGATTCGATCTGCGCCAAACCGAAATTGCACGGCGTTCAGGCTGCGATCGCCTCCTATCTGTGCGCGCTTTTGCAAAACAATCCTAACGCGCCGTTGCTAAACGAAACTCTGGAGAAGATCGGTTTTTGGGAGTTCGCCGCGCGCGATCCGATCGCTAAAGAGGAGTTTATCGCCGCGCTAAAATCCGCGCCGTCGATCAAAAGCGACTACTACACGATTTTAAGCGAAAGCGACAGCTACGAGCGCGCTTTGGCGCTGATAGAAACCGACAAAACGCTAAAGCGCGCGATTGTTTAG
- the rpsO gene encoding 30S ribosomal protein S15, whose product MALDKAKKAEIIGKFGSKESDTGSPAIQIALLTQRIESLTAHLQRNVKDHSSKLGMLKLVGQRKRLLRYLRQKDIHRYASVIKELGLKDKA is encoded by the coding sequence ATGGCTTTGGATAAGGCGAAAAAAGCCGAGATTATCGGTAAATTTGGCTCCAAAGAATCGGACACGGGTTCGCCCGCTATTCAGATCGCGTTGCTGACTCAAAGAATCGAGTCGCTGACCGCGCACTTGCAACGCAACGTTAAAGATCACAGCTCAAAACTTGGAATGTTGAAACTTGTCGGACAGCGCAAAAGGCTTTTGCGTTATCTTAGACAAAAAGATATTCACAGATACGCTTCGGTTATTAAAGAGCTTGGTCTAAAAGACAAAGCCTAA